In Thermomonas carbonis, a single genomic region encodes these proteins:
- a CDS encoding SDR family NAD(P)-dependent oxidoreductase — MPLETRRLAVVVLDATGVIGRGLLAAALDAGHPVIAVDRNPAMLATLAAEHPRGSLSVLAGSAAGEADVRALATALRGLGMPLAAVMSAVDASNLRGRLIDQPADATCNALQCALAPQLAAVRHLLPLLRHGGRYVLVGGPGGQHPWAGQGQRSLVEAALRMLARVLHDEARAVGTRLQLLSVATPTCGLHAGAPRPHWPTALQIGQRAVQLLAERHGDPVVDFALAPIDPPVVANTSPAGCLRDARALLGRLTAAATHSYKEASP, encoded by the coding sequence ATGCCGCTCGAGACCCGCCGCCTCGCGGTGGTCGTGCTGGACGCCACCGGCGTGATCGGCCGTGGCCTGCTGGCGGCGGCGCTGGATGCCGGCCACCCGGTGATCGCGGTGGATCGCAACCCGGCCATGTTGGCGACGCTGGCGGCCGAGCATCCACGCGGCAGCCTGTCGGTGCTGGCGGGCTCCGCCGCGGGCGAGGCCGATGTACGCGCGCTTGCCACCGCATTGCGCGGGTTGGGCATGCCGTTGGCGGCGGTGATGTCGGCGGTCGATGCCAGCAATCTGCGCGGCCGCCTGATCGACCAGCCGGCCGACGCCACCTGCAATGCCTTGCAGTGCGCGTTGGCTCCACAACTCGCAGCGGTCCGCCACCTGCTGCCACTGCTCCGCCATGGCGGTCGCTACGTGCTGGTCGGCGGGCCCGGCGGCCAGCATCCGTGGGCCGGCCAGGGCCAGCGTTCGCTGGTCGAAGCCGCGCTGCGGATGCTCGCCCGCGTCCTGCACGACGAAGCCCGTGCCGTCGGCACCCGCCTGCAACTGTTGTCGGTGGCCACCCCGACCTGCGGCCTGCATGCCGGCGCGCCGCGCCCGCATTGGCCGACCGCGCTGCAGATCGGCCAGCGCGCGGTGCAACTGCTCGCGGAACGCCATGGCGATCCCGTCGTTGATTTCGCCCTCGCGCCGATCGATCCCCCGGTCGTCGCCAATACCTCTCCCGCAGGTTGCCTGCGCGATGCACGCGCCCTGCTCGGCCGCCTGACCGCGGCGGCCACTCATTCGTACAAGGAAGCTTCCCCATGA
- a CDS encoding efflux RND transporter periplasmic adaptor subunit, with amino-acid sequence MPPLLAGLAVAVLVALAASACSSQAAPAAGPPPPDVSVASVLTKNVSQWDDFTGRVAAVESVELRPRVSGYVQRVAYAEGEEVHKGDLLFVVDPRPYQATLDRALAELARAQAESRLAGAQDARAQSLIEVKAISREEFEQRKANSAGASAAVRAAEAAVAAARLDLQFTQVRSPIDGRAGRALVTQGNLAQADATLLTTVVSQDPVFVYFETDEQTWLRYAELARKDGRSAGDHPVRVGLSSETGYPHAGTLDFVDNQVDPRTGTLRARAVLRNPDRLFTPGLFARVQLQGSGQSSAMLVDEKAVLTDQDRKYVYVVGADNTAQRKDVVLGRSVDGLRVIQSGLAPRDRVIVQGVQKVFFPGMPVLPKQVAMGAPAQPAVAVAAR; translated from the coding sequence ATGCCGCCACTGCTCGCCGGTCTGGCGGTCGCGGTGCTGGTCGCGCTGGCGGCCTCCGCTTGCAGCAGCCAAGCCGCACCCGCCGCCGGCCCGCCGCCGCCGGACGTCAGCGTGGCCAGCGTGCTGACCAAAAACGTGAGCCAGTGGGACGACTTCACCGGCCGCGTCGCCGCGGTGGAAAGCGTGGAGCTGCGGCCGCGGGTCAGCGGTTACGTGCAGCGCGTGGCGTATGCCGAGGGCGAGGAAGTCCACAAGGGCGACCTGCTGTTCGTGGTCGATCCGCGCCCGTACCAGGCCACGCTGGATCGCGCACTGGCCGAGCTGGCCCGTGCGCAAGCCGAATCCCGCCTGGCCGGCGCGCAGGACGCGCGTGCGCAATCGCTGATCGAAGTGAAGGCGATTTCGCGCGAGGAGTTCGAGCAGCGCAAGGCCAACAGCGCCGGCGCGAGTGCCGCGGTCCGTGCCGCCGAGGCCGCGGTCGCCGCCGCGCGCCTGGACCTGCAGTTCACCCAGGTGCGCTCGCCGATCGATGGCCGTGCCGGTCGCGCGCTGGTCACCCAGGGCAACCTCGCCCAGGCCGACGCCACCCTGCTGACCACGGTGGTTTCGCAGGACCCGGTGTTCGTCTACTTCGAAACCGACGAGCAGACCTGGCTGCGCTACGCCGAGCTGGCCCGCAAGGACGGGCGCAGCGCCGGCGACCACCCGGTACGCGTCGGCCTGTCGAGCGAGACCGGCTATCCGCACGCCGGCACCCTGGACTTCGTCGACAACCAGGTCGATCCGCGCACCGGCACCCTCCGCGCGCGGGCGGTGCTGCGCAATCCCGACCGCCTGTTCACCCCCGGCCTGTTCGCCCGCGTGCAATTGCAGGGTAGCGGCCAATCCTCGGCGATGCTGGTCGACGAGAAGGCCGTACTGACCGACCAGGATCGCAAGTATGTCTACGTGGTCGGCGCCGACAACACCGCGCAGCGCAAGGACGTGGTCCTGGGTCGCAGCGTGGATGGCCTGCGGGTGATCCAGTCCGGCCTGGCGCCGCGCGACCGGGTGATCGTGCAGGGCGTGCAGAAGGTGTTCTTCCCGGGCATGCCGGTGCTGCCGAAACAGGTGGCGATGGGTGCGCCAGCGCAACCCGCGGTGGCCGTCGCCGCCCGCTGA
- a CDS encoding SDR family oxidoreductase has protein sequence MNANTNKIALVTGATRGIGLETVRQLAATGVHTLLAGRNRDKAVEAALTLQAQGLPVEAIALDVTDSASIAAAAQEIERKHGKLDILVNNAGIMVDEADKGVSGQSLATWRTTFDTNLFGLIDTTQALLPLLRKSDAGRIVNVSSLLGSISEHQNPASFIYEFKGVPAYNVSKSAVNAWTVHLAHELKDSGIKVNTIHPGYVQTDMNKSGDQQNGELSVPDGARTSVQLALIGNDGPTGGYYYFDQVLPW, from the coding sequence ATGAACGCGAATACGAACAAGATCGCCCTCGTCACCGGCGCCACCCGTGGCATCGGCCTGGAAACCGTCCGCCAGCTCGCCGCGACCGGCGTGCACACGCTGCTGGCCGGTCGCAATCGCGACAAGGCGGTCGAGGCCGCACTCACCCTGCAGGCGCAAGGCCTGCCGGTCGAAGCCATTGCCCTGGACGTCACCGACAGCGCCAGCATCGCCGCGGCCGCGCAGGAGATCGAACGAAAGCACGGCAAGCTGGACATCCTGGTCAACAACGCCGGGATCATGGTCGATGAGGCGGACAAGGGCGTGTCCGGTCAGTCGCTCGCCACCTGGCGCACGACGTTCGATACGAACCTGTTCGGCCTGATCGACACCACCCAGGCGCTGCTGCCGCTGCTGCGCAAGTCCGATGCCGGCCGCATCGTCAATGTCTCCAGCCTGCTCGGCTCGATCTCCGAACACCAGAACCCGGCGTCCTTCATCTACGAGTTCAAGGGCGTGCCGGCCTACAACGTGTCGAAAAGCGCAGTGAACGCGTGGACCGTGCACCTGGCGCACGAATTGAAGGACAGCGGCATCAAGGTCAACACCATCCATCCGGGCTACGTGCAGACCGACATGAACAAGTCCGGCGACCAGCAGAACGGCGAGCTGTCCGTACCAGATGGCGCGCGCACCAGCGTGCAGCTGGCCCTGATCGGCAACGACGGTCCCACCGGTGGTTACTACTACTTCGATCAGGTGCTGCCGTGGTGA
- a CDS encoding efflux transporter outer membrane subunit, translating to MVIRPLALALVTALLSACAVGPDFVRPTLAVPAQFMHAANADTTANAATTAEDAEFWRGFDDPLLTQLVEQALVANHDLRIALANVDRAEAMRRGSRLDALPQITADADASRSRASADQLPGAARNDRDVDSVAANARASWELDLLGRVRRGIEASNADAAASHADLRAMQVAIVGDIARSYVGLRGLQERARVARANADNQRETLTLVQARFDAGRDNAFDTARARAQREATLAQVAALDAEVGIAIHRIAVLAGRMPDALDAELSAVAPLPAVPAAPDPGTPGELLRRRPDVAAAEQRLHAATARIGVATADLFPRFTLGALIGSQAATGSALFGGDSETGLVALGIDWSFLDAGRVRARIAAADADAQAALAQYERSVLLSLRDTGDALLRLDQARIEDTHLQQAASDSAEAARLARVRFQAGASDLLEVLDAERTRLSAEDAFAAARTRSVASAIALHQALAGGWPQRSPRRIGVADTD from the coding sequence GTGGTGATTCGCCCGCTCGCGTTGGCGCTGGTTACCGCGTTGCTGTCCGCGTGCGCGGTCGGTCCCGACTTCGTGCGTCCCACGCTGGCGGTGCCGGCGCAGTTCATGCATGCGGCGAACGCCGACACGACAGCGAACGCAGCGACCACGGCCGAAGATGCCGAATTCTGGCGCGGCTTCGACGATCCGCTGCTGACGCAGTTGGTCGAGCAGGCATTGGTTGCCAATCACGACCTGCGCATCGCCTTGGCGAATGTCGATCGCGCGGAGGCGATGCGTCGCGGCAGCCGGCTCGACGCGCTGCCGCAGATCACCGCGGATGCCGATGCCTCCAGGAGCCGCGCCAGCGCCGATCAACTGCCTGGCGCTGCGCGCAACGATCGCGATGTGGACAGCGTCGCAGCGAATGCGCGTGCGTCATGGGAACTGGATCTGCTCGGGCGCGTGCGCCGCGGCATCGAGGCCTCCAATGCCGATGCCGCCGCATCGCATGCCGATCTGCGCGCCATGCAGGTCGCGATCGTCGGCGACATCGCGCGGAGTTACGTCGGCTTGCGCGGCTTGCAGGAACGCGCGCGGGTCGCCCGCGCGAACGCCGACAACCAGCGCGAGACATTGACACTGGTGCAGGCGCGCTTCGACGCCGGCCGCGACAACGCGTTCGACACCGCCCGCGCACGCGCGCAACGCGAGGCCACGCTGGCGCAGGTGGCCGCACTCGACGCCGAAGTCGGCATCGCCATCCATCGAATCGCCGTGCTGGCCGGACGCATGCCGGACGCACTGGATGCCGAACTGTCCGCGGTCGCGCCGCTGCCCGCGGTGCCGGCTGCGCCGGATCCCGGCACGCCAGGCGAATTGCTGCGCCGCCGTCCTGACGTGGCCGCCGCCGAGCAACGCCTGCACGCGGCCACCGCGCGCATCGGCGTGGCCACCGCCGACCTGTTCCCGCGCTTCACCCTGGGCGCATTGATCGGCTCGCAGGCAGCGACCGGCAGCGCATTGTTCGGCGGCGACAGCGAGACCGGCCTGGTCGCGCTGGGGATCGACTGGAGCTTCCTCGACGCCGGTCGCGTGCGCGCACGCATCGCCGCCGCCGATGCCGATGCACAGGCGGCGCTGGCGCAGTACGAACGCAGCGTGTTGCTCTCGCTGCGCGACACCGGTGATGCGCTGCTGCGACTCGACCAGGCGCGCATCGAGGACACGCATCTGCAGCAGGCCGCCAGCGACAGCGCCGAGGCCGCACGGCTGGCGCGGGTGCGCTTCCAGGCGGGAGCCTCCGACCTGCTGGAAGTATTGGACGCCGAACGCACGCGCCTGTCCGCCGAAGATGCCTTCGCCGCGGCGCGCACCCGCTCGGTCGCCAGTGCCATCGCCTTGCACCAGGCGCTGGCGGGTGGCTGGCCGCAGCGTTCGCCGCGCCGCATCGGCGTGGCCGACACGGATTGA
- the folE gene encoding GTP cyclohydrolase I FolE, with protein sequence MADDDRRTDDVRNAVSRAQAEDAVRVLLRWSGDDPEREGLLDTPKRVAKAYEDWFSGYALDPDEYMARTFEEVAGYDEMIVLRDIEYESHCEHHMAPIIGKVHIGYLPDGKVVGISKLARVVEAYARRFQVQEKMTAQIANCIQRALHPRGVGVVVEGAHECMTTRGIHKRGVSMVTSKMLGGFRDDARTRSEFLRFIDVGGKR encoded by the coding sequence ATGGCCGATGACGATCGCCGCACCGATGACGTCCGCAACGCGGTCAGCCGCGCGCAGGCCGAGGACGCGGTGCGCGTCCTGCTGCGCTGGTCCGGCGACGATCCCGAGCGCGAGGGCTTGCTGGACACGCCCAAGCGCGTGGCCAAGGCCTACGAGGACTGGTTCAGCGGCTACGCGCTGGATCCGGACGAGTACATGGCGCGCACCTTCGAGGAAGTCGCCGGCTACGACGAGATGATCGTGCTTCGCGACATCGAATACGAAAGCCATTGCGAACACCACATGGCGCCGATCATCGGCAAAGTCCACATCGGCTACCTGCCGGACGGTAAGGTGGTCGGCATCAGCAAACTCGCGCGCGTGGTCGAGGCCTATGCGCGGCGCTTCCAGGTGCAGGAGAAGATGACCGCGCAGATCGCCAACTGCATCCAGCGCGCGCTGCATCCGCGCGGCGTGGGCGTGGTGGTGGAAGGCGCGCACGAATGCATGACCACCCGCGGCATCCACAAGCGCGGGGTGTCGATGGTGACCTCGAAGATGCTCGGCGGCTTCCGCGACGACGCCCGCACCCGCAGCGAATTCCTGCGTTTCATCGATGTCGGCGGCAAGCGCTGA
- a CDS encoding NAD(P)/FAD-dependent oxidoreductase, with product MSAASADDLLDVLVVGAGPAGLTAATYLARFHRRFAVVDAGKSRARWIPTSHNCPGFPSGIGGDALLGKLREQAESFGVCIDEGRIERLQHDGDAFAATAADGRTWRARFVLLATGVVDVMPAMDGLEAGIASHAVRLCAVCDGYEASDAEIAVLAPVDDAIRHAAFLRSFSQRVAAIPSEAGAPSPECVEVAKQAGIELLPTALAMHCDDSGCVVETEAGTRRFDTLYPVLGSDAQSQLASELGAAVDDNGELIVDARMQTNVDGLYAVGDVVSALNQISVAMGHAAIAASALHGRLPANWRERQVDV from the coding sequence ATGTCGGCGGCAAGCGCTGACGACCTGCTCGACGTGCTTGTGGTCGGCGCCGGTCCTGCCGGGCTGACCGCCGCCACGTATCTCGCGCGGTTCCATCGGCGCTTCGCCGTGGTCGATGCCGGCAAGAGCCGCGCGCGCTGGATCCCGACCAGCCACAACTGCCCGGGGTTTCCTTCAGGCATCGGCGGCGATGCCCTGCTGGGCAAGTTGCGCGAGCAGGCGGAAAGCTTCGGCGTATGCATCGACGAAGGCCGGATCGAACGCCTGCAGCACGATGGCGACGCATTCGCAGCGACCGCCGCGGATGGCCGCACGTGGCGCGCGCGCTTCGTGTTGCTGGCGACCGGCGTGGTCGACGTGATGCCGGCAATGGACGGCCTGGAGGCCGGGATCGCCTCGCATGCAGTTCGGCTGTGTGCGGTTTGCGACGGCTACGAAGCCAGCGACGCCGAGATCGCGGTGCTGGCGCCGGTCGATGACGCGATCCGCCACGCCGCGTTCCTGCGCAGTTTCTCGCAACGGGTTGCGGCGATTCCGAGCGAGGCCGGCGCGCCCTCGCCCGAATGCGTCGAAGTGGCGAAACAGGCCGGCATCGAACTGCTGCCGACGGCGCTTGCGATGCACTGCGACGACAGCGGTTGCGTGGTCGAGACCGAAGCCGGTACCCGCCGCTTTGACACGCTCTACCCGGTGCTGGGCAGCGATGCGCAGTCGCAGTTGGCCAGCGAGCTAGGCGCAGCGGTGGACGACAACGGCGAGCTCATCGTCGACGCACGCATGCAGACCAATGTCGACGGGCTGTACGCCGTCGGCGATGTGGTCAGCGCGCTCAACCAGATCAGCGTGGCGATGGGTCATGCGGCGATCGCGGCCTCGGCGCTGCACGGCCGACTACCGGCCAACTGGCGCGAGCGGCAGGTTGACGTCTGA
- a CDS encoding DUF2239 family protein: MSSPSLRCTAFSGPQRIATGELRHVAMKAKQAYDLHPERPVLVFDDADGRTVEVPLELPAADLLRLLAQPQLAASTDAAPAPRKPGRPKLGVVAREITLLPRHWDWLAAQPGGASVALRRLVEDARKVSSADDRRRAAQEATFRFMQAMAGDAPGFEDASRALFAGDVSRFEGHVARWADDVRDHAMWLATDAFGS, from the coding sequence ATGTCCAGTCCATCCCTGCGTTGCACCGCGTTTTCCGGTCCGCAACGGATCGCCACGGGCGAGCTCCGGCATGTGGCGATGAAGGCCAAGCAGGCCTACGACCTGCATCCGGAGCGGCCGGTGCTGGTATTCGACGACGCCGACGGCCGCACCGTCGAGGTCCCGCTGGAACTGCCCGCCGCCGACCTGCTGCGCCTGCTCGCGCAACCGCAACTGGCGGCCAGCACGGACGCCGCGCCGGCACCGCGCAAGCCGGGCCGACCGAAGCTGGGCGTGGTCGCCCGCGAGATCACCCTGCTGCCGCGCCATTGGGATTGGTTGGCGGCGCAACCGGGTGGGGCCTCGGTCGCATTGCGGCGATTGGTGGAAGACGCGCGCAAGGTGTCCTCCGCCGACGACCGCCGCCGCGCCGCGCAGGAGGCGACCTTCCGCTTCATGCAGGCGATGGCCGGCGATGCACCCGGTTTCGAGGACGCGTCGCGCGCACTGTTCGCCGGCGACGTGTCCCGTTTCGAGGGACATGTCGCGCGCTGGGCCGACGATGTGCGCGATCACGCGATGTGGCTGGCCACGGATGCCTTCGGCAGCTGA
- a CDS encoding TCR/Tet family MFS transporter, which yields MNALLAPGARNAALVFIFITVLIDVLAFGVIIPVLPHLVQEFVGGDTSTAAYWTGAFAFSFSLVQFFSAPIQGALSDRYGRRPVILISCLGLGLDFVFMALAPSLAWLFVGRIISAVTSASFTTANAYIADVTAPEGRAKAFGMIGAAFGLGFIVGPLIGGVLGDIDHRLPFWFAAGLALINFCYGLFVLPESLHKDKRTPRFDWTHAKPMGGVKMLRDYPQIWGLVAVVFIANFAHYVYPSTFVLFADAAYGWKEKQAGYVLSVVGVLSVIVNVLLVGRLVKAFGERRAVMFGLACGTLGFLIYGLAGTGWMFMLGLPISALWAIAAPATQALITKQVPADAQGRIQGSMSSLVSLAGIFAPALFAGAFGFFIGPLAPVRMPGIAFLIASLLLAIAAFVAWRFTDSAHLPAKAAGEPAA from the coding sequence TTGAACGCACTCCTGGCTCCAGGCGCACGCAATGCCGCGCTGGTCTTCATCTTCATCACCGTGCTGATCGACGTGCTGGCGTTCGGGGTGATCATCCCGGTGCTGCCGCACCTGGTGCAGGAATTCGTCGGCGGCGACACCTCCACCGCGGCGTACTGGACCGGTGCGTTCGCGTTCTCGTTCTCGCTGGTGCAGTTCTTCAGCGCACCGATCCAGGGTGCGCTGTCCGACCGCTACGGTCGCCGTCCGGTGATCCTGATTTCGTGCCTCGGCCTGGGCCTGGACTTCGTGTTCATGGCGCTGGCACCGAGCCTGGCCTGGCTGTTCGTCGGCCGGATCATCTCGGCGGTGACCTCGGCCAGCTTCACCACCGCGAATGCCTACATCGCCGACGTCACCGCGCCCGAGGGGCGGGCCAAGGCGTTCGGCATGATCGGCGCGGCGTTCGGGTTGGGCTTCATCGTCGGGCCGTTGATCGGCGGCGTGCTGGGCGACATCGACCATCGCCTGCCGTTCTGGTTCGCGGCGGGGCTCGCGCTGATCAACTTCTGCTACGGCCTGTTCGTACTGCCGGAATCGTTGCACAAGGACAAGCGCACGCCGCGCTTCGACTGGACCCATGCCAAGCCGATGGGTGGGGTGAAGATGCTGCGCGACTACCCGCAGATCTGGGGCCTGGTCGCGGTGGTGTTCATCGCCAACTTCGCCCACTACGTCTACCCGAGCACCTTCGTGCTGTTCGCCGACGCGGCCTACGGCTGGAAGGAAAAGCAGGCAGGCTATGTGCTGTCGGTGGTCGGCGTGCTCAGCGTGATCGTCAACGTGTTGCTGGTCGGCCGGCTGGTGAAGGCATTCGGCGAACGTCGCGCGGTGATGTTCGGGCTGGCCTGCGGCACGTTGGGATTCCTGATCTACGGACTCGCGGGCACCGGCTGGATGTTCATGCTCGGCCTGCCGATCAGCGCGCTGTGGGCGATCGCCGCGCCGGCCACGCAGGCGCTGATCACCAAGCAGGTACCGGCGGATGCGCAGGGCCGCATCCAGGGTTCGATGAGCAGTCTGGTGTCGCTGGCCGGGATCTTCGCGCCGGCGCTGTTCGCGGGCGCATTCGGCTTCTTCATCGGCCCGCTTGCGCCGGTGCGCATGCCCGGGATTGCGTTCCTGATCGCGTCGTTACTGCTGGCGATCGCCGCCTTCGTGGCCTGGCGGTTCACCGATTCCGCGCACCTGCCGGCGAAGGCCGCAGGCGAACCCGCGGCCTGA
- a CDS encoding I78 family peptidase inhibitor: MSLRPLFLLPTVFALAACASQPAAEDATAGTGTCNAEPAQSHVGKPASDANVQAAFKASGAKTMRSIKPGQAVTMDYREDRVNIHQDASGTIERISCG; encoded by the coding sequence ATGTCGCTGCGCCCCTTGTTTCTGCTGCCCACCGTGTTCGCACTGGCCGCCTGCGCCTCGCAACCCGCGGCTGAAGACGCCACTGCCGGCACCGGCACCTGCAATGCCGAGCCCGCGCAGTCGCACGTCGGCAAGCCCGCCAGCGACGCCAATGTGCAGGCCGCGTTCAAGGCCTCCGGCGCGAAAACCATGCGCTCGATCAAGCCCGGCCAGGCGGTCACGATGGATTACCGCGAGGACCGGGTGAACATCCACCAGGACGCGAGCGGCACCATCGAACGGATCAGCTGCGGCTGA
- a CDS encoding M61 family metallopeptidase, which translates to MNRRLLPVALSLLLAGGVHAQDPSSIPPPRDVAYSPGTIRLDVDATNLTQRIFRIKQTIPVHAGPLALLYPAWVPGGHSPRGAIDKIAGLVFKADGRTIPWKRDTLNVHAFHLDVPQGVSEITAEFDFLTATGSGQGRVVMTPRMLNLQFLSTVLYPAGHYAGKIQFDPRVTYPSGWTAFTALHEQGRSGDTVDYEDVPLDILVDSPVYAGRHAKNIDLTPAGSKVPVRLGVVADAAKFLEAKPAQIAIHKAMVEQTLKLFGAQHYDHYQFLFSLSGQMGGNGLEHQRSSENGLGTDYFTGWNEKSGFSDLLAHEFVHSWNGKYRRGADLWTPNFNVPMQDSLLWVYEGQTQYWGNVLAARSGMRPLAASRDALALVAATYADNRAGLQWRGIQDTTNDPIVVGRAARAYLNYQMSEDYYRGGQMIWLEADALIRAKSAGRKSLDDFARAFFGVNDGEWKVQNTYTFEDVVATLEGVQPHDWKTFLRDRLDGKVGLAGGIEASGWKLVYKDEPNAYAKASARGGGADYTYSLGLSLNKEGVIGDVRWDGPAFKAGIGSGTTVVAVNGLAYDKDVLDEAVTAAKTGAPIELMLRDFDIYRTIKLDYRGGLRYPHLERIEGKPDTLTPILSARK; encoded by the coding sequence ATGAATCGTCGCCTGTTGCCCGTCGCCCTGTCGCTGCTGCTTGCCGGCGGCGTCCACGCGCAGGATCCGTCATCGATACCGCCGCCGCGCGACGTGGCGTACTCGCCGGGCACGATCCGGCTCGACGTCGATGCCACCAACCTCACCCAGCGCATCTTCAGGATCAAGCAGACCATCCCGGTGCACGCCGGCCCGCTCGCCTTGCTGTATCCGGCCTGGGTACCGGGCGGGCATTCGCCGCGCGGTGCGATCGACAAGATCGCCGGGCTGGTGTTCAAGGCGGACGGCCGCACCATTCCGTGGAAGCGCGACACCCTCAACGTGCACGCATTCCATCTCGACGTGCCGCAGGGCGTATCCGAGATCACCGCGGAGTTCGATTTCCTCACCGCCACCGGCAGCGGCCAGGGCCGGGTGGTGATGACCCCGCGCATGCTCAACCTGCAGTTCCTCTCCACCGTGCTGTACCCGGCCGGGCACTACGCCGGCAAGATCCAGTTCGACCCGCGGGTGACCTACCCGTCCGGCTGGACCGCGTTCACCGCGCTGCACGAACAGGGCCGCAGCGGCGACACGGTGGATTACGAAGACGTGCCGCTGGACATCCTGGTCGACTCGCCGGTGTATGCCGGCCGCCATGCGAAGAACATCGACCTGACCCCGGCCGGCAGCAAGGTGCCGGTGCGCCTGGGCGTGGTGGCCGATGCCGCGAAATTCCTCGAAGCCAAGCCCGCGCAGATCGCCATCCACAAGGCGATGGTCGAGCAGACATTGAAGCTGTTCGGTGCGCAGCACTACGACCACTACCAGTTCCTGTTCTCGCTGTCGGGACAGATGGGCGGCAACGGCCTGGAACACCAGCGCTCCAGCGAGAACGGCCTGGGCACCGACTACTTCACAGGCTGGAACGAGAAGTCCGGCTTCAGCGACCTGCTGGCGCACGAGTTCGTGCATTCGTGGAACGGCAAATACCGCCGTGGCGCCGACCTGTGGACGCCGAACTTCAACGTGCCGATGCAGGACAGCCTGCTGTGGGTCTACGAAGGGCAGACCCAGTACTGGGGCAACGTGCTCGCCGCGCGCAGCGGCATGCGACCGCTGGCGGCCTCGCGCGATGCGCTGGCGCTGGTCGCGGCCACTTACGCGGACAATCGCGCGGGCCTGCAGTGGCGCGGCATCCAGGACACCACCAACGACCCGATCGTGGTCGGTCGCGCGGCGCGCGCCTACCTGAACTACCAGATGAGCGAGGACTATTACCGCGGCGGCCAGATGATATGGCTGGAAGCCGACGCGCTGATCCGCGCGAAGAGCGCTGGCCGCAAGTCGCTGGACGATTTCGCGCGCGCGTTCTTCGGCGTCAACGACGGCGAATGGAAAGTGCAGAACACCTACACCTTCGAGGACGTGGTCGCCACGCTCGAAGGCGTGCAGCCGCACGACTGGAAAACGTTCCTGCGCGATCGCCTGGACGGCAAGGTCGGGCTCGCCGGCGGCATCGAGGCCAGCGGCTGGAAGCTGGTCTACAAGGACGAGCCGAACGCCTACGCCAAGGCCAGTGCGCGTGGCGGCGGTGCCGATTACACCTACTCGCTCGGTCTGTCGCTCAACAAGGAGGGCGTGATCGGCGACGTGCGCTGGGATGGCCCGGCGTTCAAGGCCGGCATCGGCAGCGGCACTACCGTGGTCGCGGTCAACGGCCTGGCCTACGACAAGGACGTGCTGGACGAGGCGGTGACCGCGGCGAAGACCGGTGCGCCGATCGAACTGATGCTGCGCGACTTCGACATCTATCGCACGATCAAGCTCGATTACCGCGGTGGCTTGCGCTATCCGCACCTGGAGCGGATCGAAGGCAAGCCGGACACCCTCACGCCGATCCTGAGCGCACGCAAGTAA